The Collimonas fungivorans Ter331 genome has a segment encoding these proteins:
- a CDS encoding carboxypeptidase-like regulatory domain-containing protein: MNKRSLFIVSAMLAANLAFAADAAPSRLQPVTSGVVTYLSGGIGQDESSAIQQEAKNYSLELEFVVNASPRAEFTSDVQVKISDATNGTVLDTVSKGPFLLAQLPAGRYRLEAIKDGKSKAQEVTIKPGSHQHIMFEWAE; the protein is encoded by the coding sequence ATGAACAAGCGCTCTCTTTTTATCGTATCCGCGATGCTGGCGGCAAATCTTGCCTTTGCCGCGGATGCCGCGCCGAGCCGGTTGCAGCCGGTCACCAGCGGCGTCGTCACTTACTTGTCCGGCGGTATCGGGCAGGACGAATCCAGCGCCATACAGCAGGAAGCCAAAAACTATTCGCTGGAGCTCGAATTTGTCGTCAATGCCTCGCCCCGCGCTGAATTTACTTCTGACGTGCAGGTGAAGATCAGCGACGCCACCAACGGCACCGTCCTCGATACCGTGTCAAAAGGCCCTTTCCTCCTGGCGCAACTACCGGCCGGACGTTACCGCCTTGAAGCAATCAAGGATGGCAAGAGCAAGGCCCAGGAGGTGACGATCAAACCCGGATCGCATCAGCACATCATGTTTGAATGGGCGGAGTAG
- a CDS encoding BTH_I0359 family protein, translating into MNLIYNSDQYSVVEFGADEQREALRFGGYEIVDKSFKREIFIAGALAEFFRKGVEDLIATEPSIEDIDAFLGNYDSMMSQPVTLQ; encoded by the coding sequence ATGAACCTGATTTATAACAGTGACCAATACAGCGTCGTCGAATTTGGTGCCGATGAACAACGCGAAGCCTTGCGCTTCGGCGGCTATGAAATCGTCGATAAATCATTCAAGCGTGAGATTTTCATTGCTGGTGCCTTGGCTGAGTTTTTCCGTAAAGGGGTCGAAGACTTGATTGCGACCGAGCCGAGCATCGAAGATATTGATGCCTTTTTAGGCAATTATGACTCGATGATGAGTCAGCCCGTAACCTTGCAGTAA
- the trmB gene encoding tRNA (guanine(46)-N(7))-methyltransferase TrmB: MYANSSPIHSAQSGVHDQLAATVAKHAAHVFQKPVSVYNQRAFDDSIAAWRAAGSLPLILDAGCGVGLSTMHLAAQYPDHFVIGIDQSADRVGRNTLWPGGATPLPHNFVRIRADLVDYWRLLLAARIFPARHYLLYPNPWPKIGQLSRRWHGHPVFPDIVALGGILECRSNWRIYVEECASALGQLSGKEVGCEAYLPQQPITPFESKYLASGHQLWRCQADLGTH; this comes from the coding sequence ATGTACGCCAATTCCAGCCCGATCCACAGTGCCCAGAGCGGCGTCCATGACCAGCTTGCAGCCACCGTCGCCAAACATGCGGCGCACGTTTTTCAGAAACCGGTCAGCGTGTACAACCAGCGTGCTTTCGACGACAGCATCGCTGCCTGGCGCGCCGCCGGCAGCTTGCCCCTGATCCTCGATGCCGGCTGCGGCGTCGGCCTCTCGACCATGCATCTGGCGGCGCAGTATCCCGATCATTTCGTGATCGGGATCGACCAGTCGGCCGACCGGGTTGGCCGCAATACCCTGTGGCCAGGCGGCGCGACGCCGTTGCCGCATAACTTCGTGCGGATCCGGGCCGACCTGGTGGATTACTGGCGCCTGCTGCTGGCCGCGCGGATTTTCCCGGCACGGCACTATCTGCTGTACCCCAATCCGTGGCCGAAAATCGGCCAGCTGAGCCGCCGCTGGCATGGCCATCCGGTGTTTCCGGATATCGTCGCGCTGGGGGGAATCCTGGAATGCCGCAGCAACTGGCGGATCTATGTAGAGGAGTGCGCCAGCGCCCTGGGGCAGCTGAGCGGCAAAGAGGTTGGCTGCGAAGCGTATCTGCCGCAACAGCCGATCACACCGTTCGAGAGCAAGTACCTGGCTTCCGGCCATCAGTTGTGGCGCTGCCAGGCAGACCTCGGTACGCATTGA
- a CDS encoding potassium transporter Kup — protein MSNTQTSNSAGFKSSRFHIITLAALGIVFGDIGTSPLYALKECFSAEHGIPFTPDSVLGIISMLFWAITIVVSLKYVLFVMRADNNGEGGVLALMALSLRTAKNGSGRAKLLMMLGVFGACMFYGDVVITPAISVLSAVEGLEIATPGLSRYVVPLALVILIALFLIQKHGTTVVGKLFGPVMFVWFLSLGLLGIYNVIKAPEILAAINPYYAFVFMQQHALQAFIVLGSVVLVLTGAEALYADMGHFGIRPIRFAWLFTVMPCLMLNYFGQGANLLTNPSAVQNPFYLMVPDALLLPMVILATAATVIASQAVISGAFSLTSQAILLGFVPRMRILHTSEDERGQIYVPVINWMLLILVVAVVLAFKKSDNLAAAYGVAVTTTMLITTVLAAVVMRTVWKWNPFLVALVISAFFIVDFAFFAANLLKIVDGGWFPLLLGGFAFFLLMTWYSGRMLLRERSKDEGIPLEPFVEGLLAHPPHRVEGTAVFMTGNVGTVPVALLHNLKHNRILHKRVFFLKISIWDVPFVDDDKRLTLKELGSDVYILRTAFGFKETPDVHIVMALASNQFGLEFDVMDTSFFLARDTVIPSKIPGMQLWREKLFAWMYQNAAKPSDFFHIPVNRVVELGTKVEI, from the coding sequence ATGAGTAATACGCAAACCAGCAACAGCGCCGGATTCAAGTCGTCCCGTTTCCATATCATCACGCTGGCTGCACTGGGCATTGTGTTTGGCGATATCGGCACCAGCCCGTTGTATGCGCTGAAAGAATGTTTCAGCGCGGAGCATGGCATCCCGTTCACGCCCGATAGCGTGCTGGGCATCATCTCGATGCTGTTCTGGGCCATCACCATCGTGGTCTCGCTGAAATACGTACTGTTCGTGATGCGCGCCGACAATAACGGCGAAGGCGGCGTGCTGGCCTTGATGGCGCTGTCGCTGCGCACCGCAAAAAACGGCTCGGGCCGCGCCAAGCTGCTGATGATGCTGGGGGTGTTCGGGGCTTGCATGTTCTACGGCGACGTCGTGATCACGCCGGCCATCTCGGTGCTGTCGGCGGTGGAAGGGCTGGAAATCGCCACGCCGGGACTAAGCCGCTATGTGGTGCCATTGGCGCTGGTGATCCTGATCGCCCTGTTCCTGATCCAGAAGCACGGCACCACGGTGGTCGGCAAACTGTTCGGGCCGGTGATGTTCGTCTGGTTCTTGTCGCTCGGCCTGTTGGGCATCTACAACGTGATCAAGGCGCCTGAAATCCTGGCCGCGATCAATCCTTATTACGCTTTTGTCTTCATGCAGCAGCACGCGCTGCAAGCGTTCATCGTGCTGGGTTCGGTGGTGCTGGTGCTGACCGGCGCCGAAGCGCTGTACGCCGACATGGGGCACTTCGGCATCCGGCCTATCCGCTTTGCCTGGCTGTTTACCGTCATGCCTTGCCTGATGCTGAATTATTTCGGCCAGGGCGCGAACCTGCTGACCAATCCCAGCGCGGTCCAGAATCCGTTTTACCTGATGGTGCCGGATGCTTTGCTGTTGCCGATGGTGATCCTGGCCACCGCCGCCACCGTGATCGCATCGCAGGCAGTGATTTCCGGCGCGTTCTCGCTCACCAGCCAGGCCATCTTGCTGGGTTTTGTGCCGCGCATGCGCATCCTCCACACTTCGGAAGACGAACGCGGCCAGATCTATGTGCCGGTGATTAACTGGATGCTGCTGATACTGGTGGTGGCAGTGGTGCTGGCGTTCAAGAAATCCGACAACCTGGCCGCCGCCTACGGCGTCGCGGTGACCACCACCATGCTGATCACGACAGTGCTGGCGGCAGTCGTCATGCGCACCGTCTGGAAGTGGAATCCGTTTTTGGTGGCGCTGGTCATCAGCGCCTTTTTCATCGTCGACTTCGCCTTCTTCGCCGCCAACCTGCTGAAGATCGTCGACGGCGGCTGGTTCCCGCTGCTGCTCGGCGGCTTTGCCTTCTTCCTGCTGATGACCTGGTACTCCGGCCGCATGCTGCTGCGCGAGCGCAGCAAGGATGAAGGCATTCCGCTGGAACCGTTCGTCGAGGGCCTGCTGGCCCATCCGCCGCACCGGGTGGAGGGTACGGCGGTATTCATGACCGGCAATGTGGGCACGGTGCCGGTGGCGCTGCTGCATAACCTGAAGCACAACCGCATCCTGCACAAGCGGGTGTTCTTCCTCAAGATCAGCATCTGGGACGTGCCTTTCGTCGACGACGACAAGCGCCTGACCTTGAAGGAGCTGGGCAGCGACGTGTACATCCTGCGCACCGCCTTCGGCTTCAAGGAAACCCCCGATGTGCACATTGTGATGGCCCTGGCCAGCAATCAGTTCGGCCTGGAATTCGACGTGATGGATACATCCTTCTTCCTGGCGCGCGATACCGTGATTCCGAGCAAGATTCCGGGCATGCAGTTATGGCGTGAAAAACTTTTCGCCTGGATGTACCAGAATGCGGCCAAGCCGTCGGACTTTTTCCATATCCCGGTGAACCGCGTAGTCGAACTGGGCACCAAAGTCGAAATCTGA
- the rsmI gene encoding 16S rRNA (cytidine(1402)-2'-O)-methyltransferase produces the protein MTHQSASSLVNPAILDEVAQQAYPASTLYVLATPIGNVCDISLRALHVLSMVDAVACEDTRNTAHLLERYGLSKTLLAAHEHNEREVAEKIVARLQAGERIALVSDAGTPAVSDPGARIVDAVLRAGLRALPLPGPSAAVTALSVSGLVNDQFQFVGFLPSKARQREIVLAGLAGASATLVLYEAPHRIVETVDALLQAFGPARQVVLARELTKLFESVHRCPLGEAPAWLAADGNRQKGEFVLLIEAAPVVIDDSAEGERILRILLSELSVKQASSLAAQITGQKKNALYERALALKAAE, from the coding sequence ATGACTCATCAATCTGCCAGCAGCCTCGTCAACCCAGCGATTTTGGATGAGGTGGCGCAGCAAGCGTATCCCGCGTCGACATTATATGTGCTGGCCACACCGATCGGAAATGTCTGCGATATCAGCCTGCGCGCCTTGCATGTATTGTCCATGGTCGACGCCGTGGCGTGCGAGGACACCAGGAATACTGCCCATTTGCTGGAACGCTATGGTTTATCCAAGACCTTGCTGGCGGCGCACGAGCATAACGAACGGGAGGTTGCGGAAAAGATCGTGGCGCGCCTGCAAGCCGGCGAACGCATTGCGCTGGTGTCCGACGCCGGCACGCCGGCGGTATCCGATCCCGGCGCCCGCATCGTCGACGCCGTGCTGCGCGCCGGCTTGCGCGCCTTGCCGCTGCCGGGGCCGTCGGCAGCGGTCACCGCGCTGTCGGTCAGCGGCCTGGTCAACGACCAGTTCCAGTTCGTCGGCTTCCTGCCGAGCAAGGCCAGGCAGCGCGAGATCGTGCTGGCCGGCCTGGCCGGCGCCAGCGCGACCCTGGTGCTGTACGAGGCGCCGCACCGGATCGTGGAAACCGTCGACGCCTTGCTGCAGGCCTTCGGTCCGGCGCGCCAGGTGGTGCTGGCGCGCGAACTGACCAAGCTGTTCGAGAGCGTGCACCGGTGCCCCCTGGGCGAAGCGCCGGCGTGGCTGGCGGCCGACGGCAACCGGCAGAAGGGGGAATTCGTGCTGCTGATCGAAGCCGCGCCGGTCGTAATCGACGATAGCGCGGAGGGAGAGCGGATTTTACGGATTTTGCTGTCGGAATTGTCGGTCAAGCAAGCTTCATCGCTGGCGGCGCAAATTACGGGACAAAAGAAAAACGCCCTGTATGAACGGGCGCTGGCATTGAAAGCTGCCGAGTAA
- a CDS encoding penicillin-binding protein activator, protein MLYKWAKLALTLMAGILLNGLCPPALANTTFAESASPDGGADTIPLASIALLLPLRSGPLGAAADAVRGGFLNAYERDKNGLAVTVIEAADTPGDMLAAYLAASKKYDILVGPLSRTGLTAIIQNGQVDKPTLALTQPDFSNGKEMTLPPQLLPVGLSIEAEARQVASWVGADYAPGKVFVLSTGAAWQKRVANAFVQQIQGSGLHADVMTLNLEDGVFNAGALAQLQQRIESEKPRLLFAALNADQARQIRSAVGLETPIFGISQLNPLTLNDNNPEHQIPELNGVRLLDIPWQVEADHPAVMVYPHQPVAADQRRNADLERLYALGIDAFRIAHEIAARNTVFQIDGVTGQLNISFGVGTPSFERIEPAAAYQNGIVTPLGAP, encoded by the coding sequence ATGTTATATAAATGGGCCAAGCTGGCACTGACGCTAATGGCGGGTATCCTGTTGAACGGATTGTGCCCGCCTGCGCTGGCAAACACAACCTTCGCCGAATCCGCCAGCCCGGACGGCGGCGCCGACACCATTCCGCTGGCCAGCATCGCCTTGCTGCTGCCGCTGCGCTCCGGCCCATTGGGCGCGGCCGCCGACGCCGTGCGCGGCGGCTTCCTGAACGCCTACGAGCGTGACAAGAACGGCTTGGCGGTGACCGTGATCGAAGCGGCCGATACGCCCGGCGACATGCTGGCCGCCTATCTCGCCGCCAGTAAAAAATACGATATCCTGGTCGGCCCGCTGTCGCGCACCGGCCTCACCGCCATCATCCAGAACGGCCAGGTCGACAAGCCGACGCTTGCCTTGACCCAGCCGGATTTTTCCAACGGCAAGGAAATGACCCTGCCGCCGCAGCTGCTGCCTGTCGGCTTGTCGATCGAGGCCGAAGCGCGCCAGGTCGCAAGCTGGGTCGGCGCCGACTATGCGCCGGGCAAGGTATTCGTGCTGAGCACCGGCGCCGCCTGGCAGAAACGGGTCGCCAACGCCTTCGTGCAACAGATCCAGGGCAGCGGACTGCACGCCGACGTGATGACCTTGAACCTCGAAGACGGCGTGTTCAACGCCGGCGCGCTGGCGCAATTGCAGCAACGGATCGAAAGCGAAAAACCGCGCCTGCTGTTTGCCGCCCTCAACGCCGACCAAGCACGGCAGATCCGCAGCGCCGTCGGGCTGGAAACGCCGATCTTCGGCATCTCCCAGCTCAATCCGCTGACCCTCAACGACAATAATCCGGAACACCAGATCCCCGAACTGAACGGCGTACGCCTGCTGGATATTCCATGGCAGGTGGAAGCCGACCATCCGGCCGTAATGGTGTACCCGCACCAGCCGGTAGCCGCCGACCAGCGCCGCAACGCCGACCTGGAGCGCCTGTACGCACTGGGCATCGACGCCTTCCGCATCGCCCATGAAATCGCCGCGCGCAATACCGTATTCCAGATCGACGGCGTGACCGGCCAGCTGAACATCAGTTTTGGCGTAGGCACGCCCAGCTTTGAACGGATAGAACCGGCCGCGGCCTACCAGAACGGCATCGTCACGCCGCTCGGCGCGCCCTGA
- a CDS encoding YraN family protein, which yields MKLLGTRSPRQVGGQLAEDRALAYLQQRGLQLVDRNFRCKGGEIDLILHEPAAGLLVFVEVRQRSNRRYGGAAASVTRSKQAKLIIAAQVFLQRYAQPPACRFDVVAIEGDAIEWIRQAFET from the coding sequence ATGAAACTGCTGGGAACACGCTCGCCGCGCCAGGTCGGCGGCCAGCTGGCGGAGGATCGGGCGCTGGCCTATCTGCAGCAACGCGGATTGCAGCTGGTCGACAGGAATTTCCGCTGCAAGGGCGGCGAAATCGACCTGATCCTGCATGAGCCGGCTGCCGGGCTGCTGGTTTTTGTCGAAGTCAGGCAGCGCAGCAACCGCCGCTACGGCGGCGCTGCAGCCAGCGTCACGCGCAGCAAACAGGCCAAGCTCATCATTGCCGCCCAGGTTTTCCTGCAGCGTTACGCCCAGCCGCCGGCCTGCCGCTTCGATGTTGTCGCCATCGAAGGCGACGCCATCGAATGGATCAGGCAAGCATT